In Streptomyces thermolilacinus SPC6, a single genomic region encodes these proteins:
- a CDS encoding AI-2E family transporter gives MPASLSSSKTAAALRTSARASGELLLVLVAVSVALWLLGRMWAVVWPLIVGLFLTTLTWPLARFLHRRGWPAALAASVVTVLFLLVVVGIGALIAVPVASQSGELADGVVEGIQRMREWAAGPPLNIGDDQITGALDTAVARVQDSIGSMVTAVVTGVTTVFNGVVTAVLAVFLMFFFLKDGHRFLPWLSRQLPGRLATDVPVVAARGWETLGAFVRSQAFVGLLDAVLIGLGLWILDVPLVLPLAVLTFVSAFVPIVGALFAGLVAVLIALVSNGLTDALIVLAVIVVVQQLEGNVFQPMIQSRGLGLHAAVVLLAVTLGGSLYGIVGSLLAVPAAALIAVVWNYLREQLSDPPREPEADAEPHPGAPVPS, from the coding sequence ATGCCTGCTTCGTTGAGTTCCTCGAAAACCGCCGCCGCGCTGCGCACTTCGGCACGTGCCTCGGGCGAGCTGCTGCTGGTCCTCGTGGCGGTGTCGGTTGCCCTGTGGCTGCTGGGACGCATGTGGGCGGTCGTGTGGCCGCTCATAGTGGGCCTGTTCCTCACCACACTGACCTGGCCCCTGGCCCGCTTCCTCCACCGCCGCGGATGGCCCGCCGCCCTGGCCGCGTCGGTGGTGACGGTACTGTTCCTGCTCGTCGTCGTGGGCATCGGGGCACTCATCGCGGTTCCGGTGGCGTCGCAGTCCGGCGAGCTGGCCGACGGTGTGGTCGAAGGCATCCAGAGGATGCGGGAGTGGGCCGCGGGGCCGCCGCTGAACATCGGCGACGACCAGATCACCGGTGCCCTCGACACGGCCGTCGCCCGTGTCCAGGACAGCATCGGCAGCATGGTCACCGCGGTGGTCACCGGCGTGACCACCGTCTTCAACGGCGTGGTCACCGCGGTCCTGGCGGTATTCCTGATGTTCTTCTTCCTCAAGGACGGCCACCGCTTCCTGCCCTGGCTGTCCCGTCAGCTCCCCGGCCGCCTCGCCACGGACGTCCCCGTCGTGGCCGCGCGCGGCTGGGAGACCCTCGGCGCGTTCGTACGTTCCCAGGCGTTCGTCGGTCTGCTCGACGCGGTGCTCATCGGCCTCGGTCTGTGGATTCTCGACGTTCCGTTGGTGCTGCCGCTCGCGGTCCTGACCTTCGTGTCCGCGTTCGTGCCGATCGTCGGCGCGCTCTTCGCCGGACTGGTCGCGGTGCTGATCGCCCTGGTCTCCAACGGCCTGACGGACGCGCTGATCGTGCTCGCCGTCATCGTCGTGGTGCAGCAGCTGGAGGGCAACGTCTTCCAGCCCATGATCCAGAGCCGGGGGCTCGGCCTCCACGCGGCGGTCGTCCTGCTGGCGGTCACGCTCGGCGGCAGCCTGTACGGCATCGTCGGCAGCCTCCTCGCCGTACCGGCGGCCGCGCTGATCGCGGTGGTCTGGAACTACCTGCGGGAGCAGCTCAGCGACCCGCCGCGGGAGCCGGAAGCCGACGCGGAGCCGCACCCCGGCGCGCCCGTCCCGTCGTAG
- a CDS encoding alpha/beta fold hydrolase: MKPTEALASITLNGLSYVSGRMAGAAAFALFHMPLARSRVRTAERALLDQAVTGRVQVGDKYAVTYQWGDGTRPVLLVHGWQSRGSRLSGFVPGLLDQGYSVVTFDAPGHGDATGRSTSILEYRDIVGALHDRYGTFEALVAHSLGALGSFFALRHGARAERIVTVSGVCDYAHLVDEFCAQLRLGARLKGQLYKRIGARLFAGEPADRMPFSITHMAEEVTSPVLVIHDEDDTRIVVAQARRIAGAFGGRARLVTTRGLGHRRILGDPDVVRAVQEFIEEGRAGAVGEAREEAIEEVAARG, translated from the coding sequence ATGAAGCCCACCGAGGCACTGGCGAGCATCACCCTCAATGGACTCTCTTATGTCTCCGGGCGGATGGCGGGAGCGGCCGCGTTCGCGCTGTTCCACATGCCGCTCGCCCGCAGCCGCGTACGGACCGCCGAGCGCGCCCTGCTGGACCAGGCGGTGACCGGACGCGTCCAGGTCGGCGACAAGTACGCGGTGACGTACCAGTGGGGCGACGGCACGCGGCCCGTCCTGCTGGTCCACGGCTGGCAGTCACGCGGCTCGCGCCTCTCCGGCTTCGTCCCCGGCCTCCTGGACCAGGGGTATTCGGTCGTCACGTTCGACGCGCCCGGCCACGGCGACGCCACCGGGCGGAGCACCAGCATCCTCGAGTACCGGGACATCGTCGGCGCGCTCCACGACCGGTACGGGACGTTCGAGGCCCTGGTGGCCCACTCCCTGGGCGCGCTCGGGTCCTTCTTCGCACTGCGCCACGGGGCGAGGGCGGAGCGGATCGTCACCGTCAGCGGCGTGTGCGACTACGCCCACCTGGTGGACGAGTTCTGCGCCCAGCTGCGACTGGGGGCCCGTCTCAAGGGCCAGTTGTACAAACGCATAGGCGCCCGGCTCTTCGCCGGTGAACCGGCCGACCGCATGCCCTTCTCCATCACGCACATGGCGGAGGAGGTGACGTCCCCGGTCCTGGTGATCCACGACGAGGACGACACCCGGATCGTGGTGGCGCAGGCGCGGCGGATAGCCGGTGCGTTCGGCGGCCGGGCCCGTCTGGTCACCACGCGCGGGCTCGGGCACCGGCGCATCCTGGGCGACCCCGACGTCGTCCGCGCCGTCCAGGAGTTCATCGAGGAGGGGCGGGCCGGAGCGGTCGGGGAGGCACGGGAGGAGGCGATCGAGGAGGTGGCCGCGAGAGGCTGA
- a CDS encoding glycosyltransferase, giving the protein MSVIAWIALFSCAAWAWLLLGQGLFWRSDQRLPHGSAEPEHWPTVAIVVPARDEAEVLPLSLPSLLAQDYPGRAEIVLVDDGSTDGTGDLARELAARRCGKGSRAGLPLTVVSPGAPEPGWTGKLWAVRHGIGVVRARGAEAPGFLLLTDADIAHAPDSLRRLVAAAVSHRLDLVSQMARLRVAGVWERLVVPAFVYFFCQLYPFRRINRGGGRTAAAAGGCVLLRAETAARAGVPDVIRDAVIDDVALARAVRRAGGRIWLGLADGVESVRPYPRLADLWGMVARSAYAQLRHSGALLAVTVAGLALVYLAPPLCLALGLTGQGGAVAAWAGGAAWAVMAGTYAPMLRYYRQPLWLAALLPVTAALYLLMTVDSAVRHHRGRGAAWKGRTYPAPRAAADR; this is encoded by the coding sequence ATGAGCGTGATTGCGTGGATCGCCCTGTTCTCGTGCGCCGCCTGGGCGTGGCTGCTGCTCGGGCAGGGCCTGTTCTGGCGTTCCGACCAGCGCCTGCCGCACGGCTCGGCGGAACCGGAGCATTGGCCGACCGTCGCGATCGTGGTCCCCGCGCGCGACGAGGCGGAGGTCCTGCCGTTGAGCCTGCCGTCGCTGCTGGCGCAGGACTATCCGGGCCGGGCGGAGATCGTCCTCGTGGACGACGGCAGCACGGACGGTACGGGGGACCTGGCGCGTGAGCTGGCCGCGCGGCGGTGCGGGAAGGGATCGCGGGCCGGGCTGCCGCTGACGGTCGTGTCGCCGGGGGCGCCGGAGCCCGGCTGGACGGGGAAGCTGTGGGCGGTGCGGCACGGTATCGGGGTCGTACGCGCGCGTGGGGCGGAGGCTCCCGGGTTCCTGCTGCTCACGGACGCCGACATCGCGCACGCCCCGGACAGCCTGCGGCGGCTGGTGGCGGCGGCCGTGTCGCACCGGCTTGACCTCGTGTCGCAGATGGCACGGCTGCGGGTGGCCGGGGTCTGGGAGCGGCTGGTCGTCCCGGCGTTCGTCTACTTCTTCTGCCAGCTGTACCCGTTCCGCCGGATCAACCGGGGCGGCGGGCGGACAGCTGCCGCGGCGGGCGGGTGCGTGCTGCTGCGGGCGGAGACGGCGGCCCGGGCCGGGGTGCCCGACGTCATCCGGGACGCGGTGATCGACGATGTGGCGCTGGCGCGGGCGGTGCGCCGCGCGGGCGGGCGGATCTGGCTGGGGCTCGCGGACGGCGTGGAGAGCGTCCGGCCGTATCCGCGTCTCGCGGACCTGTGGGGGATGGTGGCGCGCAGCGCGTACGCACAGCTGCGGCACAGCGGTGCCCTGCTGGCCGTGACGGTGGCGGGACTGGCTCTCGTGTACCTGGCGCCGCCGCTCTGCCTGGCGCTCGGCCTGACCGGCCAGGGGGGTGCGGTGGCGGCGTGGGCGGGCGGCGCCGCCTGGGCGGTGATGGCGGGCACGTACGCGCCGATGCTCCGGTACTACCGGCAGCCGCTGTGGCTCGCCGCCCTGCTGCCGGTGACGGCCGCCCTGTACCTGCTGATGACGGTCGATTCGGCGGTACGGCACCACCGGGGGCGGGGCGCGGCCTGGAAGGGCCGTACGTACCCCGCCCCGCGCGCGGCGGCGGACCGGTGA
- the lnt gene encoding apolipoprotein N-acyltransferase has translation MSATMTPVAVPGPPEPEGPRRRSLRRLIRPAAAVLSGAALYLSFPPRPLWWLALPAFALLGWTLRGRRLRAGFGLGLLTGLGFLLPLLSWTGEEVGPVPWLALVVAESLFVAAACLGVAAVSRLPAWPVFAAAVWVLGEALRARVPFGGFPWGKIAFGQADGVFLPLAAVGGTPVLGFAVVLCGFGLYEAVRVALVRRATGALPRGPLAAAALSVLVPVTGAAAALPLVSTEPEDGTATVAAVQGNVPRLGLDFNAQRRAVLDNHARRTEQLAADVAAGKEARPDFVLWPENSSDLDPYRNPDARAAIDRAVSAIGVPTVVGAVLTPETGNLRNTLVQWEPGRGPVATYDKRHVQPFGEYIPMRSFVRIFNKDVDRVSRDFGPGDEVGVFDLAGTRVGLATCYEAAFDWVVRDTVTHGARLISVPSNNATFGRTEMTYQQLAMDRVRAVEHSRTVVVPVTSGVSAIILPDGRIVRQSKLFTPDALVAEVPLRSSLTPATRAGVVPEALLAAVALGGIGWTAALGVRARRAARQEH, from the coding sequence GTGAGCGCCACCATGACCCCCGTCGCCGTGCCCGGACCGCCCGAGCCGGAGGGGCCGCGTCGGCGGTCGCTCCGTCGGCTGATACGGCCCGCCGCGGCCGTGCTCTCCGGTGCCGCTCTGTACCTGAGCTTCCCGCCCCGCCCCCTGTGGTGGCTGGCGCTCCCCGCGTTCGCCCTGCTCGGCTGGACGCTGCGCGGGCGTCGTCTGCGGGCGGGGTTCGGTCTGGGCCTGCTCACTGGGCTCGGGTTCCTGCTGCCGCTGCTCTCGTGGACCGGTGAGGAGGTCGGCCCCGTGCCGTGGCTGGCGCTCGTCGTCGCCGAGTCGCTGTTCGTCGCCGCCGCCTGCCTCGGCGTCGCAGCCGTGTCGCGGCTGCCCGCCTGGCCGGTGTTCGCCGCCGCCGTGTGGGTGCTCGGCGAGGCGCTACGCGCGCGTGTCCCGTTCGGCGGCTTCCCCTGGGGCAAGATCGCATTCGGGCAGGCGGACGGGGTCTTCCTGCCGCTCGCCGCCGTGGGCGGCACGCCCGTCCTCGGCTTCGCCGTCGTCCTGTGCGGTTTCGGACTGTACGAGGCGGTCCGCGTCGCCCTGGTGCGCCGCGCGACCGGCGCCCTCCCGCGCGGGCCGCTCGCCGCCGCGGCGCTCTCCGTCCTCGTGCCCGTCACCGGCGCGGCCGCCGCCCTGCCGCTGGTCTCCACCGAGCCGGAGGACGGCACCGCCACGGTCGCCGCCGTCCAGGGCAACGTGCCGCGCCTCGGCCTCGACTTCAACGCCCAGCGGCGCGCCGTCCTCGACAACCACGCGCGCCGCACCGAGCAGCTCGCCGCCGACGTCGCCGCCGGCAAGGAGGCCAGGCCCGACTTCGTCCTGTGGCCGGAGAACTCATCCGACCTGGACCCGTACCGCAACCCCGACGCGCGCGCCGCCATCGACCGTGCCGTCAGCGCCATCGGCGTCCCGACCGTCGTGGGCGCAGTCCTCACCCCGGAGACGGGCAACCTGCGCAACACGCTCGTGCAGTGGGAGCCGGGACGGGGCCCCGTCGCCACGTACGACAAGCGGCACGTCCAGCCGTTCGGCGAGTACATCCCGATGCGGTCCTTCGTACGGATCTTCAACAAGGACGTGGACCGGGTCAGCCGCGACTTCGGCCCCGGCGACGAGGTCGGCGTCTTCGACCTGGCCGGGACCCGCGTCGGCCTGGCCACCTGCTACGAGGCGGCCTTCGACTGGGTGGTCCGCGACACCGTCACCCACGGCGCCCGGCTCATCTCCGTCCCCAGCAACAACGCCACCTTCGGCCGCACGGAGATGACCTACCAGCAGCTCGCCATGGACCGGGTACGGGCCGTCGAGCACAGCCGCACCGTCGTCGTGCCCGTCACGAGCGGCGTCAGCGCGATCATCCTCCCGGACGGGCGGATCGTCCGGCAGTCGAAGCTGTTCACGCCCGACGCCCTGGTCGCGGAGGTGCCGCTGCGCTCCTCGCTGACCCCGGCGACCCGAGCGGGCGTCGTGCCGGAGGCGCTGCTGGCCGCCGTCGCGCTCGGCGGCATCGGCTGGACGGCCGCCCTCGGCGTACGGGCCCGCCGCGCCGCCCGCCAGGAGCACTGA
- a CDS encoding glutamate racemase produces the protein MKIALMDSGIGLLPAAAAVRRLRPDALLVLSSDPDGMPWGPRTPDDLTTRALAVARAAAAHRPDALVVACNTASVHTLPALRAELEPDIPVIGTVPAIKPAAAGGGPVAIWATPATTGSAYQRRLIGEFASGIDVTEVPCPGLADAVQEADEAGIDAAIAAAAALTPSTVTTVVLGCTHYELVEERIAKALRPVTGRDVSLYGSADAVAAQVLRRIGAAPLPDAAPAGADSLTVLLSGRPSPLPRAALAYPEAHFLHGQVTTA, from the coding sequence GTGAAGATCGCACTCATGGACTCCGGGATCGGCCTGCTGCCGGCGGCCGCCGCGGTGCGCCGGCTGCGGCCGGACGCCCTACTCGTGCTCTCCTCCGACCCCGACGGCATGCCCTGGGGACCCCGTACGCCCGACGACCTCACCACGCGCGCGCTGGCCGTGGCCCGCGCCGCCGCGGCGCACCGCCCGGACGCGCTCGTCGTCGCCTGCAACACCGCCTCCGTTCACACCCTGCCCGCGCTGCGCGCCGAGCTGGAACCGGACATCCCCGTCATCGGCACCGTACCGGCGATCAAGCCCGCCGCGGCCGGGGGCGGCCCCGTCGCCATCTGGGCCACGCCCGCCACGACCGGCAGCGCCTACCAGCGACGGCTGATCGGCGAGTTCGCGTCCGGCATCGACGTCACGGAGGTGCCCTGCCCGGGCCTCGCGGACGCCGTGCAGGAGGCCGACGAGGCGGGGATCGACGCCGCGATCGCCGCGGCCGCCGCGCTCACCCCGTCCACGGTGACGACCGTGGTCCTCGGCTGCACGCACTACGAGCTGGTCGAGGAGCGCATCGCGAAGGCCCTGCGCCCGGTCACCGGCCGGGACGTGTCGCTGTACGGCTCCGCCGACGCGGTCGCCGCCCAGGTCCTGCGCCGGATCGGCGCCGCCCCGCTGCCGGACGCCGCCCCGGCGGGCGCCGACTCCCTGACGGTCCTCCTCAGCGGCCGCCCGTCCCCCCTCCCGCGGGCCGCCCTCGCCTACCCGGAGGCCCACTTCCTCCACGGCCAGGTCACCACCGCCTGA
- a CDS encoding LysR family transcriptional regulator, which yields MERDELECFLLLAEELHFGRTADRMRLSRARVSQLVRRLERRVGAPLFTRTSRRVALTSLGRQLRADLKPHHRGIEAALERAAATARGIDTVLHVGFSNPLTGEIVMKATEELRVSHPGLAVEVCHMPLADPYGSLRKGEFDVLVAELPVREDDLGEGPTLLAEERVLAISQAHPLAARASVSLEDLADVPLLTISGSVPGYWLEHHVPAHTPSGRPIARGPGVTDMQEALMLVAGGKGALLAPAHTATYHARPGVAYLPFADAEPTAYGLVWRAGDATGAVRAFAGVAREAARQFAGSGRTGAVHG from the coding sequence ATGGAACGCGATGAACTGGAGTGCTTCCTCCTCCTCGCCGAGGAGCTGCACTTCGGCCGTACGGCCGACCGGATGCGGCTGTCCCGGGCCCGGGTGAGCCAGCTCGTGCGGCGACTCGAACGGCGCGTCGGCGCCCCGCTGTTCACCCGCACCAGCCGCCGTGTCGCCCTCACCTCTCTGGGCCGTCAGCTGCGTGCCGACCTGAAACCGCACCACCGCGGGATCGAGGCGGCCCTGGAGCGGGCCGCCGCCACCGCGCGCGGCATCGACACCGTGCTGCACGTCGGCTTCTCGAACCCGCTGACCGGCGAGATCGTCATGAAGGCCACGGAGGAGCTGCGCGTCAGCCACCCCGGGCTGGCCGTGGAGGTCTGCCACATGCCGCTCGCCGACCCGTACGGGTCGTTGCGCAAGGGCGAGTTCGATGTGCTGGTCGCCGAGCTGCCCGTACGGGAGGACGACCTCGGCGAGGGGCCGACGCTGCTCGCGGAGGAGCGGGTCCTCGCCATCAGCCAGGCGCACCCGCTCGCCGCTCGCGCCTCGGTGTCCCTGGAGGACCTCGCCGACGTACCGCTGCTGACGATCAGCGGGAGCGTGCCCGGCTACTGGCTGGAACACCACGTGCCCGCGCACACCCCGAGCGGCCGCCCCATCGCCCGCGGGCCCGGCGTGACCGACATGCAGGAGGCGCTGATGCTCGTCGCGGGCGGCAAGGGCGCCCTGCTCGCACCCGCGCACACGGCGACGTACCACGCCCGCCCCGGTGTGGCGTACCTGCCCTTCGCGGACGCCGAGCCGACGGCGTACGGCCTGGTCTGGCGCGCGGGAGACGCCACCGGCGCGGTACGCGCCTTCGCCGGGGTCGCCCGCGAGGCGGCCCGGCAGTTCGCCGGCTCGGGCCGCACCGGCGCCGTACACGGCTGA
- a CDS encoding TetR/AcrR family transcriptional regulator: MGTTQSRIDGRIARGNQTRQLILGRAVDIASVEGLEGLSLGRLAGELKLSKSGVFALFGSKEDLQLATIRAAIKIYLDHVVHPAQALPPGIGRLWQLCSGWLTYSRERVFPGGCFFYSAVAEYDAREGKVHDALAAARTDWFGYLEQTVRDAQAAGEIEPDTDVAQLVFEIVALLEMANAESVLYDEYTSYDRAATAIRNRLRDAATDPALLPAA, translated from the coding sequence ATGGGCACGACGCAGTCACGCATCGACGGCCGGATCGCGCGCGGGAACCAGACCCGTCAGCTGATCCTCGGGCGTGCCGTGGACATCGCGTCCGTCGAGGGCCTGGAGGGGCTGTCGCTGGGCCGCCTCGCGGGCGAGCTGAAGCTCAGCAAGAGCGGCGTGTTCGCCCTGTTCGGCTCCAAGGAGGACCTGCAACTCGCCACGATCCGCGCGGCCATCAAGATCTACCTGGACCATGTGGTCCACCCAGCGCAGGCCCTGCCGCCGGGGATCGGCCGCCTGTGGCAGCTGTGCTCCGGCTGGCTCACCTACTCCCGCGAGCGGGTTTTCCCGGGCGGCTGCTTCTTCTACTCCGCGGTCGCCGAGTACGACGCCCGTGAGGGCAAGGTGCACGACGCCCTCGCCGCGGCCCGCACCGACTGGTTCGGCTACCTGGAGCAGACCGTACGGGACGCGCAGGCCGCGGGTGAGATCGAGCCTGACACCGACGTCGCACAGCTCGTCTTCGAGATCGTCGCCCTGCTGGAGATGGCCAACGCCGAATCCGTCCTTTACGACGAGTACACCTCCTACGACCGGGCGGCCACCGCCATCCGGAACCGTCTGCGCGACGCGGCCACCGACCCGGCGCTGCTGCCCGCCGCCTGA
- a CDS encoding MFS transporter, whose amino-acid sequence MSTPRSATALSGREWGVLLVMCGAIFLEGIDVAMLNVALPSIRADLGLSTGSLQWVMSAYVLGYGGFMLVGGRSADLFGRRRMFVLWLSVFLVFSGLGGLATEEWMLITARFVTGVAAAFMTPAGLSIITTSFDEGPRRNKALLLYSGTAAGGFSTGLVVGGLLTSVDWRWVFFAPVVLAALILLAALVLVPRHARPDRTGLRIDLAGGVTITAAVVLLVLGVERATHTSVAWTVGTLGAGLGFLAAFIAVERRSASPLVRLGILRDSALVRANLVGLLFAAAFFGFQFLVVLYLQELRGWSTLQTSFAMIAIGVDAILSPLLAPRLVARFGNARVILGGLLLASLSYALFLPVGMDWTYAAMFPSLILLGAAFSLSYGPLTIVATEGVREEEQGLAGGLLNTSFQFGAALGLSAATAVNVAATDAGSPAGLLEGYRAALWVPLAAVLLATLIGAFGVRTRRVAAVAVPAAPDERHGEVAATR is encoded by the coding sequence ATGAGTACGCCGAGATCGGCGACTGCCCTGAGCGGGCGCGAGTGGGGCGTTCTGCTCGTCATGTGCGGCGCGATCTTCCTGGAAGGCATCGACGTGGCCATGCTCAACGTGGCCCTGCCGTCCATCCGCGCCGACCTCGGCCTGTCCACCGGCTCCCTCCAGTGGGTCATGAGCGCGTACGTCCTCGGGTACGGCGGCTTCATGCTGGTCGGCGGGCGCTCCGCCGACCTGTTCGGGCGCCGCCGGATGTTCGTCCTGTGGCTCTCCGTCTTCCTGGTCTTCTCCGGCCTGGGCGGACTCGCCACCGAGGAGTGGATGCTGATCACGGCCCGGTTCGTCACCGGGGTGGCCGCCGCCTTCATGACCCCGGCCGGGCTCTCCATCATCACCACGAGCTTCGACGAGGGCCCCCGGCGCAACAAGGCGCTCCTGCTCTACTCGGGCACGGCGGCCGGCGGCTTCTCGACCGGCTTGGTCGTGGGCGGGCTGCTCACCTCGGTGGACTGGCGGTGGGTGTTCTTCGCGCCGGTCGTCCTCGCCGCGCTGATCCTGCTCGCGGCGCTCGTCCTCGTACCGCGGCACGCGCGTCCCGACCGGACCGGCCTGCGCATTGACCTGGCCGGGGGCGTCACCATCACCGCCGCCGTCGTCCTGCTCGTCCTCGGTGTCGAGCGCGCCACGCACACGAGCGTCGCGTGGACCGTCGGCACCCTCGGCGCGGGCCTCGGCTTCCTCGCCGCGTTCATCGCCGTGGAACGCCGTTCGGCGTCCCCGCTGGTACGGCTCGGCATCCTCCGCGACAGCGCCCTGGTGCGGGCCAACCTCGTCGGGCTGCTGTTCGCGGCGGCCTTCTTCGGCTTCCAGTTCCTGGTCGTGCTCTACCTCCAGGAGCTACGCGGGTGGTCGACGCTCCAGACCAGCTTCGCGATGATCGCCATCGGCGTCGACGCGATCCTCTCCCCGCTCCTCGCACCGAGGCTGGTGGCCCGTTTCGGCAACGCCCGGGTGATCCTCGGCGGTCTGCTGCTGGCCTCGCTGTCGTACGCGCTGTTCCTCCCGGTCGGGATGGACTGGACGTACGCGGCGATGTTCCCGAGCCTGATCCTCCTGGGCGCGGCCTTCTCCCTCTCCTACGGGCCGCTGACCATCGTCGCCACCGAGGGCGTGCGCGAGGAGGAGCAGGGCCTGGCGGGCGGGCTGCTGAACACGTCGTTCCAGTTCGGTGCCGCGCTCGGCCTGTCCGCCGCCACGGCCGTCAACGTAGCGGCCACGGACGCCGGTTCACCGGCCGGGCTGCTCGAAGGCTACCGGGCCGCGCTGTGGGTGCCGCTCGCCGCGGTCCTGCTCGCCACGCTGATCGGCGCCTTCGGGGTACGTACGAGGCGGGTGGCCGCGGTCGCCGTGCCGGCCGCACCCGACGAGCGTCACGGCGAGGTCGCCGCCACCCGCTGA
- a CDS encoding WD40 repeat domain-containing protein gives MAVSPDGRHLSVTLTDAGSSPSGADRFTTHVWDVERRREIHRFDTPAGHGMFTPDSRRLLTTTGQELALADGATRDGLFGTAPNTEIAVSPDGRTVAVLKPSGLVEPWDGAVRERLGLMPGGLVRGGERHGDHVRGLWFSTTAERSPPCRPRRRPATVTTATSCGTSPRVPLGRPLLLSGRAVDAVSFGGTVLRTVVGGTVQRLDLDGQALASACTAGRAPTSRRTRGPRTYRTFPVATCARTSLTAPRRPAPHRPPPRRGDTRRYRTDGPGEGRRRYP, from the coding sequence ATGGCCGTCTCGCCCGACGGCCGCCACCTGTCCGTCACGCTCACCGACGCGGGCAGCTCACCCAGCGGCGCCGACCGGTTCACCACCCACGTCTGGGACGTCGAACGGCGGCGCGAGATCCACCGGTTCGACACACCGGCGGGCCACGGCATGTTCACCCCCGACAGCCGCCGCCTGCTCACGACGACCGGACAGGAACTCGCCCTCGCCGACGGAGCGACCCGCGACGGACTGTTCGGCACCGCGCCGAACACGGAGATCGCCGTCTCGCCGGACGGGCGGACCGTCGCCGTCCTCAAACCGTCCGGACTCGTGGAGCCGTGGGACGGGGCGGTGCGCGAGCGGCTGGGCCTCATGCCTGGAGGCCTGGTCCGCGGCGGGGAACGCCACGGCGACCACGTACGCGGCCTGTGGTTCTCCACGACGGCAGAACGCTCGCCGCCCTGCCGGCCGAGGAGACGGCCCGCGACGGTGACGACGGCGACCAGCTGTGGGACGTCGCCGCGGGTCCCGCTCGGCCGGCCGCTCCTGCTGTCGGGCCGCGCGGTGGACGCCGTCTCCTTCGGCGGGACCGTGCTGCGGACCGTCGTCGGCGGCACGGTGCAGCGCCTGGACCTCGACGGACAGGCGCTGGCGAGCGCGTGTACCGCCGGGCGGGCCCCGACCTCACGAAGGACGCGTGGGCCACGTACGTACCGGACGTTCCCCGTCGCGACCTGTGCGCGGACCTCCCTAACGGCACCCCGGCGCCCGGCACCGCACAGGCCGCCGCCCCGCCGGGGAGACACCAGGCGGTACCGCACCGACGGGCCCGGCGAGGGGCGGCGCCGGTACCCATAG